The Myxococcus virescens genome has a segment encoding these proteins:
- a CDS encoding sigma-70 family RNA polymerase sigma factor — protein sequence MKDLPDSGKQAFGFEAHRSALMGHCYRMLGSVSEADDAVQETMVRAWRAMDRFEGRASPRTWLYSIATRVCLDALSASGRRARPMELGPAYSIDGPLTPLPANSWIEPIPDALAVPSDVDPSEQASLRQSIRLAFLAALQHLPPKQRAVLLLAEVLGWPATEIAETLETSVASVNSALQRARATVSDLRLEDSEFRVPQSDAQVALLNRYVDAFERYDMDAFTAILHEEVTLSMPPYTLWLQGHASILGWFLGRGAVCRDSRLVRTEACGSPAYGQYHASSDGGPFKPWSLIVLELSGGRIAAMTHFLDTEALFPRFGLPQELPR from the coding sequence ATGAAGGACCTTCCGGATTCTGGGAAGCAGGCATTCGGCTTCGAGGCGCACCGCTCGGCGCTCATGGGCCATTGCTATCGCATGCTGGGTTCTGTCTCGGAGGCGGATGACGCCGTCCAGGAGACGATGGTGCGCGCCTGGCGCGCGATGGACCGGTTCGAGGGCCGTGCGTCTCCGCGGACCTGGCTGTACTCCATCGCCACCCGCGTGTGCCTGGACGCCTTGTCGGCGAGCGGGCGCCGCGCGCGGCCAATGGAGCTGGGGCCCGCGTACTCCATCGACGGGCCGCTGACGCCGCTGCCGGCGAACAGCTGGATTGAGCCCATTCCGGACGCGCTGGCCGTGCCGTCGGACGTGGACCCCTCCGAGCAGGCGTCGCTGCGTCAGAGCATCCGGCTCGCGTTTCTGGCGGCGCTCCAACACCTGCCCCCCAAGCAGCGCGCGGTGCTGCTGCTGGCCGAGGTCCTGGGCTGGCCAGCCACGGAGATCGCCGAGACGCTGGAGACGTCGGTCGCCTCGGTCAACAGCGCGCTCCAGCGTGCCCGGGCGACGGTGTCGGACCTGCGGCTGGAAGACTCCGAGTTCCGGGTGCCTCAGTCCGACGCGCAGGTGGCGTTGCTGAATCGTTACGTGGATGCGTTCGAGCGCTACGACATGGACGCCTTCACCGCGATTCTCCACGAGGAAGTCACCCTCTCCATGCCTCCCTACACGCTGTGGCTCCAGGGGCACGCGTCCATTCTCGGCTGGTTCCTCGGGCGAGGGGCGGTCTGCAGGGACTCCCGGCTGGTGCGGACCGAGGCCTGTGGCTCACCGGCCTATGGCCAGTACCACGCGAGCAGCGACGGCGGCCCCTTCAAGCCGTGGTCGCTCATCGTCCTGGAGCTGTCCGGTGGACGCATCGCGGCGATGACCCACTTCCTCGACACGGAGGCGTTGTTCCCGCGGTTCGGCCTTCCCCAGGAGCTCCCTCGGTAG
- the htpG gene encoding molecular chaperone HtpG, protein MTVENAPQRETHAFQAEINQLLSLVINSLYSHKEIFLRELVSNASDALDKLRFRAITEPELLADEPALELRLIPDEAKGTLTIEDTGIGMSHDELVKNLGTIAHSGSREFIEALAQKGQQKDMQLIGQFGVGFYSAYLVADRVEVVSRAAGQGQSAWRWTSEAKGSFTVEPAERAARGTSIILHLKEDQKEFLGEWRLRSLITQYSDYVGHPIKLQVSKTTGTGDEAKTETSLEVVNKASALWQRSKSEITDEQYQEFYKHLTHDWEAPLAWTHFKADGNTQFTGLLFVPKQPPFDLDAQQQRGVRLFVKRVFIMDRCEELVPQWLRFVRGVIDSDDLPLNVSRELLQDSQVVRAIRKHVVKKSVDLLEKLAKDKPDDYLTFWKAFGTVLKEGLATEAEQKDKLGGLLRYESSREEGLTSLADYVGRMKEGQEAIYYVYGESRKAVADSPHLEALKQRGFEVLYMTDPVDEWAAQGLREFQGKSLVSALQADLKLQSTDEQKKEQEQHAEGLKTLTTKMKDVLQESVREVRVSDRLTDSPVCLVVPEGGSPAYLERLLQQRGRGAGMPRVKRILEVNPKHPVIEHLKAVHDRDPAAAQVAEWIELLHDQALLTEGSTIADPNRFARRMTGLLTQVAALAAAPAPAQAPASATAS, encoded by the coding sequence ATGACCGTCGAAAACGCCCCCCAGCGGGAGACCCACGCCTTCCAGGCGGAGATCAATCAGCTCCTCAGCCTGGTCATCAATTCGCTCTACAGCCACAAGGAGATTTTTCTCCGCGAGCTGGTGTCCAACGCGTCGGACGCGCTCGACAAGCTCCGGTTCCGCGCGATTACGGAGCCAGAGCTGCTGGCGGACGAGCCGGCCCTGGAGCTGCGCCTCATCCCCGACGAGGCGAAGGGCACCCTCACCATCGAGGACACCGGCATCGGCATGTCGCATGACGAGCTGGTGAAGAACCTGGGCACCATCGCCCACTCCGGCTCGCGCGAGTTCATCGAGGCGCTGGCGCAGAAGGGCCAGCAGAAGGACATGCAGCTCATCGGCCAGTTCGGCGTGGGCTTCTACAGCGCCTATCTGGTCGCGGACCGCGTGGAGGTGGTCAGCCGCGCCGCCGGCCAGGGACAGTCCGCCTGGCGGTGGACGTCGGAGGCCAAGGGCTCCTTCACGGTGGAGCCCGCCGAGCGCGCCGCGCGCGGCACCTCCATCATCCTGCACCTGAAGGAGGACCAGAAGGAGTTCCTGGGCGAGTGGCGGCTGCGGTCGCTCATCACGCAGTACTCCGACTACGTGGGCCACCCCATCAAGCTCCAGGTGAGCAAGACGACGGGGACCGGCGACGAGGCGAAGACGGAGACGTCACTGGAGGTGGTCAACAAGGCCAGCGCCCTCTGGCAGCGCTCCAAGTCCGAAATCACGGACGAGCAGTACCAGGAGTTCTACAAGCACCTGACGCACGACTGGGAAGCGCCGCTGGCGTGGACGCACTTCAAGGCGGACGGCAACACCCAGTTCACCGGCCTGCTCTTCGTGCCCAAGCAGCCCCCGTTCGATTTGGACGCGCAGCAGCAGCGCGGGGTGCGGCTGTTCGTCAAGCGCGTGTTCATCATGGACCGCTGCGAAGAGCTGGTGCCGCAGTGGCTGCGCTTCGTGCGCGGCGTCATCGATTCGGATGACCTGCCGCTGAACGTGTCGCGCGAGCTGCTCCAGGACTCGCAGGTGGTGCGCGCCATCCGCAAGCACGTGGTGAAGAAGTCCGTGGACCTGCTGGAGAAGCTGGCCAAGGACAAGCCGGACGACTACCTCACCTTCTGGAAGGCCTTCGGCACGGTGCTGAAGGAAGGCCTGGCCACGGAGGCAGAGCAGAAGGACAAGCTGGGCGGCCTGCTGCGCTACGAGAGCTCGCGCGAGGAGGGCCTGACGTCCCTGGCGGACTACGTGGGCCGCATGAAGGAAGGTCAGGAGGCCATCTATTACGTCTACGGCGAGTCCCGGAAGGCGGTGGCGGACAGCCCCCACCTGGAGGCGCTGAAGCAGCGCGGCTTCGAGGTCCTCTACATGACGGACCCGGTGGACGAGTGGGCCGCGCAGGGCCTGCGCGAGTTCCAGGGCAAGTCGCTGGTGTCCGCGCTCCAGGCGGACCTGAAGCTCCAGTCCACGGACGAGCAGAAGAAGGAGCAGGAGCAGCACGCCGAAGGCCTGAAGACGCTCACCACGAAGATGAAGGACGTGCTCCAGGAGTCGGTGCGCGAGGTGCGCGTGTCGGACCGCCTGACGGACTCGCCCGTGTGCCTCGTCGTGCCAGAGGGCGGCTCGCCGGCCTACCTGGAGCGCCTGCTCCAGCAGCGCGGCCGGGGCGCGGGCATGCCGCGCGTGAAGCGCATCCTGGAAGTCAATCCGAAGCACCCCGTCATCGAGCACCTGAAGGCCGTGCATGACCGCGACCCGGCCGCGGCCCAGGTGGCGGAGTGGATTGAGCTGCTCCACGACCAGGCGCTGCTCACCGAGGGCAGCACCATTGCCGACCCCAACCGCTTCGCCCGCCGCATGACGGGGCTGTTGACGCAGGTGGCGGCCCTGGCGGCGGCGCCCGCTCCAGCGCAGGCCCCCGCCTCGGCGACGGCGAGCTGA
- a CDS encoding VOC family protein, giving the protein MKVSRPRKLFLNLPVADLKRSVDFFTKLGFEFNKDFTDEHATCMVVGEDAFVMLLTHTRFKDFIKKPLHDAHQTTAGTYALSATSREDVDALVKTALANGGSPAADTMDMGFMYGGSFYDPDGHHWEVAWMDPNQMPPQ; this is encoded by the coding sequence ATGAAGGTCAGCCGTCCCCGCAAGCTCTTCCTCAACCTGCCCGTAGCCGACCTGAAGCGGTCGGTGGACTTCTTCACGAAGCTGGGCTTCGAGTTCAACAAGGACTTCACCGACGAGCACGCCACCTGCATGGTGGTGGGCGAGGACGCGTTCGTGATGCTCCTCACGCATACCCGCTTCAAGGACTTCATCAAGAAGCCCCTGCACGACGCGCACCAGACCACCGCGGGCACCTATGCGCTGTCCGCGACCAGCCGCGAGGATGTCGATGCGCTGGTGAAGACCGCGCTGGCGAACGGTGGTTCGCCCGCTGCGGACACCATGGACATGGGCTTCATGTACGGCGGGAGCTTCTACGACCCGGACGGTCACCACTGGGAGGTGGCCTGGATGGACCCGAACCAGATGCCTCCGCAGTAA
- a CDS encoding sensor histidine kinase — protein MTTLLQRQTTSLIDAAERVRAAAELEFTLLLLQYAHEVEGIGPTDVGPPVGVDALVREVPERLAHVEMYTETEAERGLVAASRASVEAYLNAPEPDRRRRLAQAVDATRAVMDSSIARARMARDEATAVRRMGRLIGTLLAVSVLTGVVLFLAIAQTSIYRPLVAIRRALSAFKSGRRESRVARAGPPELQEIGAEFNDMAETVASQDARQLQFLAGVAHDLRTPLNALKLSAQMLLRAKTAPPPEKVRDSLVRISNQVDRLERMVGDLLDRTRIEAGNLELRLEECDLRGLVEEVVELHRPSSEHHRLECSVPDSPVPWRCDSTRLSQVLTNLVSNAIKYSPEGGVVSLRLESSDRDVSVSVTDEGVGIPPDDLGTLFEPFKRSRTAAKDIPGVGLGLSVSRRIARAHGGDIEVESVVGTGSTFRLRLPR, from the coding sequence ATGACCACCCTGCTGCAGCGGCAGACCACCAGCCTCATCGACGCGGCGGAGCGGGTGCGCGCGGCGGCCGAGCTGGAATTCACCTTGCTGCTGCTCCAGTACGCTCACGAAGTGGAAGGTATCGGGCCCACGGACGTCGGGCCGCCCGTCGGGGTGGACGCGCTGGTGCGCGAGGTGCCAGAGCGGCTGGCCCATGTCGAGATGTACACGGAGACGGAGGCGGAGCGCGGGCTGGTGGCGGCTTCCCGCGCGAGCGTCGAGGCCTACCTCAACGCGCCGGAGCCGGACCGGCGGCGGCGGCTGGCGCAGGCGGTGGATGCGACGCGGGCGGTGATGGACTCCAGCATCGCGCGGGCGCGCATGGCTCGCGACGAGGCGACCGCCGTGCGGAGAATGGGGCGGCTCATTGGAACGTTGCTCGCGGTGTCGGTGCTGACGGGCGTGGTGCTGTTCCTCGCCATCGCGCAGACGAGCATCTACCGGCCGCTGGTGGCCATCCGCCGCGCGTTGAGTGCGTTCAAGTCAGGCCGGCGTGAATCGCGGGTGGCGCGCGCGGGGCCGCCGGAGCTCCAGGAGATTGGCGCGGAGTTCAACGACATGGCGGAGACCGTCGCCAGTCAGGACGCGCGGCAGCTCCAGTTCCTCGCGGGCGTGGCGCACGACCTGCGCACGCCGCTCAACGCGCTGAAGCTGTCTGCGCAGATGCTGCTGCGGGCCAAGACGGCGCCTCCGCCGGAGAAGGTGCGGGATTCGCTGGTGCGCATCTCCAACCAGGTGGACCGGTTGGAGCGGATGGTGGGCGACCTGCTGGACCGGACGCGCATCGAGGCGGGGAACCTGGAGCTGCGGCTGGAGGAGTGCGACTTGCGCGGGTTGGTGGAGGAGGTGGTGGAGCTCCACCGGCCGTCGAGCGAGCATCATCGGCTGGAGTGCTCCGTGCCGGACTCGCCCGTGCCCTGGCGGTGTGATTCGACGCGGCTGTCGCAGGTGCTCACCAACCTGGTGAGCAACGCCATCAAGTACTCGCCCGAGGGCGGGGTGGTGTCGCTGCGGCTGGAGTCCTCGGATCGCGACGTGTCGGTGTCCGTGACGGATGAAGGCGTGGGGATTCCGCCCGACGACCTGGGCACCCTCTTCGAGCCGTTCAAGCGCAGCCGGACCGCGGCGAAGGACATCCCCGGCGTGGGGCTGGGGCTCTCCGTGTCCCGCCGGATTGCCCGGGCGCACGGGGGGGACATCGAGGTGGAGAGCGTCGTCGGCACGGGCTCTACGTTCCGGCTCCGCCTGCCGCGCTAA
- the aroF gene encoding 3-deoxy-7-phosphoheptulonate synthase has translation MLIVMRPDATAQDIERVNDEIRRRGWQPHAIPGGTRTAVGITGNPGAVEPEPFRVLPGVADAVAISQPFKLVSREVKPDDTQLRIGDLTIGGSAFHVIAGPCSVESREQILSTAHAVKKAGATMLRGGAFKPRTSPYEFQGLKGDGLALLAEARQETGLLVTTEVKDTATLQAVADATDILQIGARNMQNFSLLEAVGDLRKPVMLKRGMSATIKELLMAAEYIVARGNTQVILCERGIRTFETMTRNTLDLNAVPMLKALSHLPVFVDPSHGIGVRKAVPAMMRAATAVGADGIIVEVHPDPPRAKSDGAQSLDFSEFEKSMNEVRAIAQAMGREVVRLG, from the coding sequence ATGTTGATCGTGATGCGACCCGACGCGACGGCCCAGGACATCGAGCGTGTGAACGACGAGATCCGCCGCCGTGGTTGGCAACCGCACGCGATTCCAGGGGGCACTCGCACGGCCGTTGGCATCACCGGAAACCCGGGCGCGGTGGAGCCGGAGCCCTTCCGCGTGCTCCCTGGCGTCGCTGACGCCGTGGCCATCTCCCAGCCGTTCAAGCTCGTCAGCCGCGAGGTGAAGCCGGACGACACGCAGCTTCGCATCGGCGACCTGACGATTGGCGGCTCCGCCTTCCACGTCATCGCCGGCCCGTGCTCGGTGGAGTCGCGCGAGCAGATTCTCTCCACCGCCCACGCGGTGAAGAAGGCGGGCGCCACCATGCTGCGCGGCGGTGCGTTCAAGCCGCGCACCAGCCCCTATGAGTTCCAGGGCCTCAAGGGTGACGGCCTGGCGCTGCTGGCCGAGGCGCGCCAGGAGACGGGCCTGCTCGTCACCACCGAGGTGAAGGACACCGCGACGCTCCAGGCCGTCGCCGACGCCACGGACATCCTCCAGATTGGCGCGCGCAACATGCAGAACTTCAGCCTGCTGGAGGCCGTGGGGGACCTGCGCAAGCCGGTGATGCTCAAGCGCGGCATGAGCGCCACCATCAAGGAACTGCTGATGGCGGCCGAATACATCGTCGCCCGCGGCAACACGCAGGTCATCCTCTGCGAGCGCGGCATCCGCACCTTCGAGACGATGACGCGCAACACGCTGGACCTCAACGCGGTGCCCATGCTGAAGGCGCTCTCGCACCTGCCCGTCTTCGTGGACCCGTCGCACGGCATCGGCGTGCGCAAGGCGGTGCCGGCGATGATGCGCGCGGCGACGGCGGTGGGGGCGGACGGCATCATCGTCGAGGTGCACCCCGACCCGCCGCGCGCGAAGTCGGACGGTGCCCAGTCGCTGGACTTCTCCGAGTTCGAGAAGTCCATGAACGAGGTCCGCGCCATCGCCCAGGCGATGGGCCGCGAAGTGGTCAGGCTGGGATAG
- a CDS encoding NAD(P)/FAD-dependent oxidoreductase, with translation MSNPEVIVVGAGLAGLACARALVASRVKVLLLEGSDAPGGRVRTDVHEGFLLDRGFQVYLSAYPEGRRTLDLEALTLRRFVPGAKVWRGGKLHTVADPLRRPLEALGHLFAPVGTFGDKLRILELRQLALSGEVEDVWQRPSRTSRRYLDELGFTEALRESFLRPFFAGIFLERELTTSSRFLEFVFRMFSSGYAAVPESGMGAIPAQLSARLPSGLLRMRAPVAEVWGHRVRLADGELIGAKAVVVATDPASAVGLLPGMVPPVMNRVTCLYFAAPEPPVEGPWLLLNGEGRGRVNNVAVMSEVSPAYAPRGQALVSVSVVGATPDLATLQAEVLAELTGWFGPAVSAWRHLRTYAIPLALPAQPPEVLEPPRRPVRLSPGLFVCGDHRDNASIDGALVSGRRAAEAVLRELERE, from the coding sequence GTGTCGAATCCGGAGGTCATCGTCGTCGGGGCAGGGCTCGCGGGGTTGGCGTGCGCGCGGGCGCTCGTCGCGTCACGGGTGAAGGTGTTGTTGCTAGAGGGAAGCGACGCACCGGGGGGCAGGGTTCGCACGGATGTCCATGAGGGCTTCCTGCTAGACAGAGGCTTCCAGGTGTACCTGTCCGCGTATCCGGAGGGCCGGCGCACGTTGGACCTGGAGGCGCTGACGTTGCGCAGGTTCGTCCCCGGCGCGAAGGTGTGGCGGGGTGGCAAGTTGCACACGGTCGCGGACCCGCTGCGCCGCCCCTTGGAGGCGCTCGGGCACCTGTTTGCTCCCGTGGGGACGTTCGGGGACAAGCTGCGCATCCTGGAGCTGAGGCAGCTGGCGCTCTCCGGTGAAGTGGAGGACGTGTGGCAGCGGCCGTCCCGCACGTCGCGGCGCTACCTGGACGAGCTGGGCTTCACGGAGGCTTTGCGTGAGTCGTTCCTGCGCCCCTTCTTCGCCGGCATCTTCCTGGAGCGGGAGCTGACCACATCCAGCCGCTTCCTGGAGTTCGTCTTCCGCATGTTCTCATCCGGATACGCGGCGGTTCCGGAGTCGGGGATGGGCGCCATTCCAGCGCAATTGTCGGCGCGCCTTCCGTCGGGCCTGCTGCGGATGCGCGCGCCGGTGGCGGAGGTGTGGGGACACCGCGTGCGTCTGGCGGACGGAGAGTTGATTGGCGCCAAGGCGGTGGTGGTGGCCACGGACCCGGCGAGCGCGGTGGGGCTGCTGCCGGGCATGGTGCCACCGGTGATGAACCGGGTGACGTGCCTCTACTTCGCCGCGCCGGAGCCGCCCGTGGAAGGGCCCTGGCTGCTGCTCAATGGCGAGGGCCGGGGCCGGGTGAACAACGTGGCGGTGATGAGCGAGGTGTCACCGGCATATGCGCCGCGGGGACAGGCGCTCGTGTCCGTGTCCGTGGTCGGCGCCACGCCGGACCTGGCCACGCTGCAAGCCGAGGTGCTCGCGGAGCTGACGGGCTGGTTCGGTCCGGCCGTGTCCGCATGGCGGCACCTGCGCACCTATGCGATTCCGCTCGCGCTGCCCGCGCAGCCTCCGGAGGTGTTGGAGCCGCCTCGCCGGCCCGTGCGGCTGTCACCGGGACTGTTCGTGTGTGGAGACCACCGTGACAATGCCTCCATCGACGGCGCGCTGGTGTCGGGCCGCCGCGCCGCGGAGGCCGTCCTGAGAGAGTTGGAGCGCGAATGA
- a CDS encoding alpha/beta hydrolase, with translation MARRTLRGHVMRTSMKCMGLLLLVLGGACASTRSAVTEPVPPHQTFTLESAKLKEPRHITVYLPPGYTTAAESRFPVLYMPDGGLKEDFPHLATTVDTAIRAGELRPLIIVGIENTVRRRDMTGPTTVASDLEVAPVTGGSATFRAFIHEELMPEVERRYRVTQERAIIGESLAGYFIVETFFLQPDLFDTYLALSPSLWWNAESLVKGAGEWFAARPDLRAGLYVSSANETDDIVPAVARLQGVLRTSAPSGLKWEVEPRPDLRHDNIYRESSPSVLRKWLPPVVAAERAP, from the coding sequence ATGGCTCGTCGAACTCTGCGGGGGCACGTGATGCGGACATCGATGAAATGCATGGGACTGTTGTTGCTCGTCCTGGGGGGCGCGTGCGCGAGCACCCGGTCCGCCGTGACCGAGCCCGTGCCTCCCCACCAGACATTCACCCTCGAGTCCGCGAAGCTGAAGGAGCCCCGCCACATCACCGTCTACCTGCCGCCGGGCTACACGACGGCGGCGGAGAGCCGCTTCCCGGTGCTCTACATGCCCGATGGCGGCCTGAAGGAGGACTTCCCGCACCTGGCCACCACCGTCGACACGGCCATCCGCGCGGGCGAGCTGCGCCCCCTCATCATCGTGGGAATCGAAAACACCGTGCGGCGACGGGACATGACGGGCCCGACCACGGTGGCGTCGGACCTGGAGGTCGCCCCCGTCACGGGAGGCTCGGCGACGTTCCGCGCCTTCATCCACGAAGAGTTGATGCCGGAGGTGGAGCGCCGCTACCGGGTGACGCAGGAGCGGGCCATCATCGGCGAGTCGCTCGCGGGCTACTTCATCGTGGAGACGTTCTTCCTCCAGCCGGACCTGTTCGACACCTACCTCGCGCTGAGCCCCAGCCTGTGGTGGAACGCGGAGTCGTTGGTGAAGGGGGCGGGTGAATGGTTCGCGGCACGGCCGGACCTGCGCGCGGGACTGTACGTGTCCTCCGCCAACGAAACGGACGACATCGTCCCCGCCGTGGCGAGGCTCCAGGGGGTCCTCCGCACCAGCGCGCCCTCGGGCCTGAAGTGGGAAGTCGAACCCCGGCCCGACTTGCGCCACGACAACATCTACCGGGAGAGCTCGCCCAGCGTGCTGCGCAAGTGGCTGCCTCCCGTGGTGGCCGCCGAACGCGCGCCCTGA
- the nhaA gene encoding Na+/H+ antiporter NhaA: MSTTTPPGHSALPPEAWAPLLRLSRLAGRPLERFLHIEAASGILLLVAAAIALLWANSPWAESYAHFWHTPLGLRVGDFTFERSLEWVVNDGLMAIFFFVVGMEIRREVHQGELSELRRAALPAAAALGGMLAPAGLYLLLANTPDTRSGWGVPMATDIAFAVGILTLLGSRVPPALRVLLLALAVIDDLGAIIVIAVFYSSGVAITGLLVAALGVVGVFAMQRFGVRSKWAYIVPAFVAWAGVYSAGIHPTIAGVIIGLITPVRTWLGPEGFVTGARTELEHIAQAQPGALSSHHLSETLRRVDAARREAMSPSESLIATLHPWVAFGIMPVFALANAGVPISSEPLDAASWTVALATATGLLVGKPLGVIGACWLALRLRLATLPKGLGMRELLVLGSTAGIGFTMALFISQLAFTETKLLAAAKLGVLAASGAAAVVALALGRWLLTTSARPGAARSVDEAERSTAL, from the coding sequence ATGTCGACGACCACGCCACCGGGGCACTCTGCCCTTCCGCCCGAGGCCTGGGCCCCACTGCTTCGACTCTCCAGGCTCGCAGGCCGGCCGCTGGAGCGCTTCCTCCATATCGAGGCGGCCAGTGGCATCCTGCTCCTCGTGGCGGCGGCCATCGCGCTCCTGTGGGCGAACTCGCCCTGGGCGGAGAGCTACGCGCACTTCTGGCACACGCCACTCGGCCTCCGCGTCGGTGACTTCACCTTCGAGCGCAGCCTCGAATGGGTCGTCAACGACGGCTTGATGGCCATCTTCTTCTTCGTCGTGGGCATGGAGATTCGCCGCGAGGTCCATCAGGGCGAGCTGTCAGAGTTGCGGCGCGCCGCGCTCCCCGCCGCGGCGGCGCTGGGGGGCATGCTCGCTCCGGCGGGCCTGTACCTCCTCCTGGCGAATACCCCGGACACCCGCTCGGGGTGGGGCGTGCCCATGGCCACGGACATCGCGTTCGCGGTGGGCATCCTCACGCTCCTCGGAAGCCGGGTGCCCCCCGCCCTGCGCGTGCTCCTGCTCGCGCTCGCGGTCATCGACGACCTGGGCGCCATCATCGTCATCGCGGTGTTCTACTCATCAGGCGTGGCCATCACCGGGCTGCTCGTCGCCGCGCTGGGAGTCGTGGGTGTCTTCGCGATGCAGCGGTTTGGCGTGCGCTCGAAGTGGGCCTACATCGTTCCAGCGTTCGTCGCCTGGGCGGGCGTCTACTCCGCGGGGATTCACCCGACGATCGCGGGCGTCATCATCGGGCTCATCACGCCGGTGCGCACCTGGCTCGGTCCGGAAGGATTCGTCACCGGCGCTCGGACCGAACTCGAACACATCGCCCAGGCGCAGCCGGGCGCGCTGTCCTCCCATCACCTCTCGGAGACCTTGCGCCGGGTCGATGCCGCGCGCCGTGAGGCCATGTCGCCTTCGGAGAGCCTGATTGCCACGCTGCATCCGTGGGTGGCGTTCGGCATCATGCCGGTGTTCGCGCTCGCGAACGCGGGGGTGCCGATTTCCAGTGAACCGCTCGATGCGGCGTCGTGGACCGTGGCCCTCGCGACGGCCACCGGGCTCCTGGTGGGCAAGCCCCTGGGCGTGATTGGCGCCTGCTGGCTCGCGCTGCGCCTGCGGCTCGCGACGTTGCCGAAGGGCCTGGGCATGCGGGAGCTGCTGGTGCTGGGAAGCACCGCGGGCATCGGCTTCACCATGGCCCTGTTCATCTCGCAGCTGGCCTTCACGGAGACGAAGCTGCTCGCCGCAGCGAAGCTGGGGGTGCTGGCCGCGAGCGGGGCCGCCGCCGTCGTCGCACTCGCCCTGGGCCGGTGGTTGCTCACCACTTCGGCGCGGCCCGGCGCCGCGAGGTCCGTGGACGAGGCGGAGCGCTCGACGGCGCTGTAG